A genomic window from Ascaphus truei isolate aAscTru1 chromosome 1, aAscTru1.hap1, whole genome shotgun sequence includes:
- the LOC142496726 gene encoding uncharacterized protein LOC142496726, with amino-acid sequence MTTAAHHFNFNPSEEGSLDAANFSSHASDIHSPGRDVTGTIAESSVHVPLNIQLLPSAESLELTPTKEAPKRQMHKQLLLTSFWTQTKKHKHETEQPSVVHCVPTCSQVSQATSPAREVSQATSSAREVSQATSPAREVSQATSPAREVAQATSPAREVAQATSPAREVAQATSPAREVAQATSPAREVAQATSPAREVSQATSPAREVPQATSPAREVAQASQTGSVLLKVVAKRKRKIQETTSRPVTRSQKEKKE; translated from the coding sequence atgactacagcagcacatcatttcaactttaacccatcagaggaagGATCTTTAGATGCTGCTAATTTTTCATCCCatgcatctgatattcattccccaggtcgggatgttaccggtacaatagctgaaagttctgtgcatgttcctctcaACATTCAACTGCTGCCATCTGCAGAAagtctggagctgacacctacaaaggaggcaccaaaaagacaaatgcacaagcagttactactgaccagtttttggacacaaactaaaaaacacaaacatgaaacggagcaaccatcagttgtgcactgtgtaccaacttgttcacaagtgtcacaggccacaagccctgcccgtgaagtgtcacaggccacaagctctgcccgtgaagtgtcacaggccacaagccctgcccgtgaagtgtcacaggccacaagccctgcccgtgaagtggcacaggccacaagccctgcccgtgaagtggcacaggccacaagccctgcccgtgaagtggcacaggccacaagccctgcccgtgaagtggcacaggccacaagccctgcccgtgaagtggcACAGGcaacaagccctgcccgtgaagtgtcacaggccacaagccctgcccgtgaagtgccacaggccacaagccctgcccgtgaagtggcacaggccagtcaaactggctctgttttgcttaaagttgtagccaaacggaaaagaaaaatccaagagacaacaagcaggcctgtgactcggtctcaaaaggaaaaaaaagaataa